The following proteins are encoded in a genomic region of Sorangiineae bacterium MSr12523:
- a CDS encoding multicopper oxidase domain-containing protein, translating to MRTRHLAHLCVPVVIVAAWTGCGPAPEDADQQPIGKVEQASGPPSTNQQLLDPTTIPQFVDQLPIPRTFAPTLIRDGSGRVVRQEFTVSVAPSKAQMLPPGFPDTTVMAFGGQVKIPGSTSTEFIRSVPGSVFENTRGIPTTLHWLNQITTNHFLPIDPTLHWANPNFIEPPSPPFSPFPPGYSKALSNVGMVTHNHGLVVLSGHDGIAEEWFTNSGVTGPIYVTRDYDMPNQQPGTQLFYHDHTMGMTRIGLYAGQLGAAYFIRDPNSRLDQSTSPLPRDGFEIPLVLSDRAFFTDGELNFPRESANVSNAYWQPGEDSDVIVVNGKTWPNLNVQRRHYRFRTLGASNSRIFTVQLDNNGTIVPFTIIGSDGGYLPAPQVVNEVTLGITERADILVDFSRFARGTKILMRNTNVDPDVENPETVGKIMQFTVQDSPAVSPPALPASLFPPRPALSANAPRRIKTFHNILAQNGDQLRSVDGGIDFTAPTTEFPLVGSTEEWTLVNIPGGASHQIHIHLIEFQVVNRQTFDSDAYLQRWLLLNGHRPVTRPITLDPNPYLTGTPTTLPYETGWKDTVRVAPGEVVKVLARWAPQETPAGGVQPGENQFPIDPTTPPGYLWHCHIVAHEDHDMMRMMPLVNSWGPGIAYKRGTVVAYQNVDYRARVDHTSISNQPPRGTLSVWERVNNNDGTWQPQIIYAVGDRALYNGQLYVAKQIHQAQSDWQPSTTPSLWDPYPMTACAQLAILCRGEADPAASKCHDDGAAGDENVCGGEFQDCLAACTDNGGLPHEAAPPCSGLCTANAFKVPDGATFNSGALGTNSSCFETRSEIRTGTCQGFAAGRELTVNGVRMACDGSNWRLPRQRNGGYCIQTNAGNNSSASFSVRH from the coding sequence ATGAGAACACGCCACCTCGCGCATTTGTGCGTCCCGGTCGTGATAGTTGCAGCATGGACAGGCTGCGGGCCGGCTCCCGAAGACGCCGACCAGCAGCCGATTGGCAAGGTCGAGCAGGCGTCGGGTCCACCATCGACGAATCAACAGCTTCTGGACCCCACGACGATTCCACAATTCGTTGACCAGCTTCCGATCCCTCGCACGTTCGCCCCGACACTCATCAGGGACGGTAGTGGCCGAGTCGTGCGGCAGGAGTTCACGGTGTCGGTGGCCCCATCCAAGGCACAAATGCTGCCCCCTGGGTTCCCCGATACGACGGTCATGGCCTTCGGCGGCCAGGTGAAAATCCCCGGCTCGACGTCGACGGAGTTCATTCGCTCGGTACCGGGGTCCGTTTTCGAGAATACGCGGGGGATTCCGACGACCTTGCATTGGCTCAACCAAATCACGACGAATCATTTCCTCCCGATCGATCCGACGCTCCACTGGGCAAACCCTAATTTCATCGAGCCACCGTCTCCTCCGTTCAGCCCATTCCCACCCGGCTACTCGAAGGCGCTCAGCAATGTGGGCATGGTCACCCACAATCATGGGCTGGTGGTCCTATCCGGCCACGATGGAATCGCGGAGGAGTGGTTTACCAACAGCGGGGTGACCGGTCCAATCTACGTGACGCGGGACTACGACATGCCCAACCAGCAGCCGGGCACGCAGCTCTTCTATCACGATCATACGATGGGGATGACGCGCATTGGCCTGTATGCGGGGCAACTGGGGGCGGCCTATTTCATTCGCGATCCCAATAGTCGGCTCGATCAGAGTACGTCGCCTCTGCCGCGCGACGGCTTCGAGATCCCGCTGGTCCTCTCGGACCGCGCCTTCTTTACGGATGGTGAGCTGAATTTCCCCAGGGAGAGCGCCAACGTGAGCAACGCGTATTGGCAACCGGGAGAGGACTCGGACGTCATCGTCGTGAATGGGAAAACCTGGCCCAATTTGAATGTCCAGCGACGCCATTACCGCTTCCGGACCTTGGGCGCATCGAACTCTCGCATCTTCACCGTGCAGCTCGACAACAACGGCACGATCGTACCGTTCACGATTATCGGCTCCGACGGTGGATATCTACCGGCGCCACAAGTCGTGAACGAGGTGACCCTCGGCATCACGGAGCGGGCGGACATTTTGGTCGACTTCTCTAGGTTTGCGCGGGGCACGAAGATCCTCATGCGAAACACCAATGTGGACCCCGACGTGGAGAACCCCGAGACTGTCGGCAAGATCATGCAGTTTACCGTTCAAGATTCCCCGGCGGTTTCGCCGCCCGCGCTCCCGGCATCGCTTTTTCCGCCGCGTCCCGCCCTTAGCGCGAATGCGCCGCGGCGAATCAAGACGTTCCACAACATACTTGCGCAAAATGGCGACCAGCTCCGCTCCGTCGATGGCGGCATCGACTTCACGGCACCCACGACGGAGTTTCCACTGGTTGGTTCGACGGAAGAGTGGACGCTCGTCAATATCCCGGGTGGGGCATCCCACCAGATCCATATCCATTTGATCGAGTTCCAGGTCGTGAACCGTCAGACGTTCGATTCCGACGCGTACCTGCAACGCTGGCTCTTGCTCAATGGGCATCGGCCGGTGACTCGACCGATTACGCTGGATCCCAACCCATACCTGACGGGGACGCCGACGACCCTTCCTTACGAGACGGGGTGGAAGGACACCGTCCGCGTGGCGCCGGGTGAGGTCGTGAAGGTCCTCGCCCGCTGGGCCCCGCAAGAGACGCCTGCCGGTGGCGTTCAACCCGGAGAGAACCAGTTCCCAATCGACCCGACGACACCTCCCGGCTACCTCTGGCACTGCCACATCGTCGCGCACGAGGACCACGATATGATGCGCATGATGCCATTGGTCAATTCGTGGGGGCCGGGCATCGCCTACAAACGCGGAACCGTCGTGGCCTATCAGAACGTCGATTACCGTGCTCGCGTCGATCACACCTCCATTTCCAATCAACCGCCGAGGGGTACGCTCAGCGTTTGGGAACGCGTCAACAACAACGACGGAACATGGCAGCCGCAGATCATCTACGCGGTGGGCGATCGCGCGCTCTACAACGGGCAGCTTTACGTGGCGAAGCAGATCCATCAAGCGCAGTCCGACTGGCAGCCGAGTACCACGCCATCCCTATGGGATCCCTACCCCATGACGGCATGCGCGCAGCTTGCGATCCTTTGCAGAGGGGAGGCGGATCCCGCCGCATCCAAGTGCCATGACGATGGTGCGGCGGGCGACGAAAACGTGTGCGGCGGGGAATTCCAGGATTGCCTCGCGGCGTGCACGGACAATGGTGGGCTTCCGCACGAAGCGGCGCCGCCGTGCTCGGGGTTGTGCACGGCGAACGCCTTCAAGGTGCCGGATGGCGCCACGTTCAACTCCGGTGCCCTTGGCACGAATTCCAGCTGCTTCGAGACGAGGTCCGAGATCCGCACGGGTACGTGTCAGGGCTTCGCTGCCGGGCGCGAGCTCACGGTCAATGGCGTGAGGATGGCATGCGACGGCAGCAACTGGAGGCTGCCGCGCCAGCGCAACGGCGGATACTGCATCCAGACGAACGCGGGCAACAACTCGAGTGCCTCGTTCAGCGTGCGTCACTGA
- a CDS encoding acyl-CoA/acyl-ACP dehydrogenase produces MIAHMPEDQARLLRRLDSLTRSFESRAEGYDRTAAFPAEDFDELFAANLHAPTVPREYGGLGLGPLQGNAYVLWKMTRSLAAADLSLARCWEGHANSLVLIDAMASPAQKERWFRGVVERGEKWVAWSGEPKAPKGPGSESAPRFGTTVRRDGNDWIVEGTKIFATSASGANWAILLVDTTGPGGARHSDSPETVFMLACDLSDPTVSIDGSWWDPIGMRATVSHLVRFHQTRIPDANRIGEPGAYLREGWQTAFIPHYAASFLGAAEAAYEYALRYVTQQDKTGDPYVQQRVGAMAVAVETADLWLQHVADLWDRGPRAEAQLAGSRARHVVEHLAVQTVDHCIRACGARCLIRPSPVERILRDLTFYVRHDNDDHILATIGRARLGKPHDLSFYKP; encoded by the coding sequence ATGATCGCGCACATGCCCGAGGATCAAGCACGTCTACTTCGCCGCCTCGATTCACTGACACGGTCGTTCGAGAGCCGCGCAGAGGGCTACGATCGCACGGCCGCGTTCCCCGCGGAAGACTTCGACGAGCTGTTCGCCGCGAATCTGCACGCGCCGACGGTGCCACGCGAGTACGGAGGACTGGGACTCGGCCCGCTACAGGGCAACGCGTACGTCCTGTGGAAGATGACGCGTTCCCTCGCCGCCGCCGATCTCTCACTGGCGCGCTGCTGGGAGGGCCACGCGAACTCGCTGGTGCTCATCGATGCCATGGCATCACCGGCCCAAAAGGAGCGCTGGTTTCGCGGTGTCGTCGAGCGCGGGGAAAAATGGGTGGCGTGGAGCGGTGAACCCAAAGCACCAAAGGGGCCAGGTTCCGAGAGCGCGCCGCGATTCGGCACCACCGTGCGCCGCGACGGCAATGACTGGATCGTCGAGGGGACGAAGATCTTCGCCACCAGCGCCAGCGGCGCAAACTGGGCAATCCTGCTCGTCGACACCACGGGCCCGGGGGGCGCACGCCACTCCGACTCGCCGGAGACCGTGTTCATGCTGGCGTGCGATCTCTCCGATCCGACCGTCTCGATCGACGGCTCCTGGTGGGATCCCATCGGCATGCGCGCCACCGTGAGTCATCTCGTTCGTTTCCATCAAACGCGCATCCCCGATGCCAACCGCATCGGCGAACCGGGCGCGTACCTGCGCGAGGGGTGGCAGACTGCCTTCATTCCGCACTATGCGGCAAGCTTTCTCGGCGCGGCGGAGGCCGCCTACGAGTATGCGCTCCGCTACGTCACGCAACAGGACAAGACGGGCGATCCGTACGTGCAGCAACGGGTGGGTGCCATGGCGGTAGCGGTGGAGACAGCCGATCTGTGGCTGCAACACGTCGCGGATCTGTGGGACCGAGGGCCTCGCGCGGAAGCGCAGCTCGCAGGCTCGAGGGCCCGACACGTGGTCGAGCACCTCGCGGTTCAAACCGTGGATCATTGCATCCGCGCATGCGGTGCGCGCTGCCTGATCCGCCCGAGCCCCGTGGAGCGCATCTTGCGCGATTTGACTTTCTACGTGCGACACGACAACGACGATCACATCCTCGCCACCATCGGCCGCGCGCGCCTGGGCAAACCGCACGATCTGTCATTTTACAAGCCCTGA
- a CDS encoding type I 3-dehydroquinate dehydratase, with protein sequence MNHLSRPERSILHGEWPFAPTETATRKCTVVTTLTSKPRVHGYDLPMVGDIEVRADLLDDIDPALLRARSTGKLTFSLRSVSNGGAFGGDARERARRLVAALEHYDVVDLEADRDLLPKLLLRIPPHRRRISWHGSVRDIQELAQQFERMAGTPALLYLLAPDLRSAEQALIPLRLLKQLRRSDVTAFGTAPAGIWSRLLAPRLGAPIAYGRLRTNEDSVPTVEQLTSDYRLPTLPPLKRLFAIVGKSPGASMSPRLHNAGYRAAGLPALYVPMAVDDFSLFWPKIADGLRELGFSLDGITVVSPHKEAALAAADRASGMAARAGAANILVRTNEGWIADTTNPSGLIGALRRAGVRIGGRRAAVIGCGGAGRAAAAALMRARLRPDMVNRGADRGHYAARLLGLSYVPLKEFAPEGYSLIVHATPLREETPFGIERLARGAIFVDMGYGLEETASVAAARADAHEKGLVVIDGWTVLSADAAQQFHRMTGQRMPIRDARVVLNRERKEPWKPV encoded by the coding sequence ATGAACCACCTGTCCAGGCCCGAGCGATCGATCCTCCATGGCGAGTGGCCCTTTGCGCCTACCGAAACCGCGACGCGGAAATGCACCGTGGTGACGACGCTGACGAGCAAACCCAGAGTCCATGGCTACGACCTACCCATGGTCGGCGACATCGAAGTACGAGCCGACCTCCTCGACGACATCGATCCTGCGCTTCTGCGCGCGCGCAGCACGGGAAAGCTCACGTTCAGTCTGCGTAGCGTGAGCAACGGTGGCGCATTTGGAGGAGATGCACGCGAACGCGCACGAAGGCTCGTCGCCGCACTCGAACACTACGACGTCGTCGATCTGGAGGCGGACCGAGATTTGTTGCCCAAGCTCCTGCTCCGCATCCCACCGCACCGGCGACGCATCTCCTGGCATGGATCGGTGCGCGATATACAGGAGCTCGCCCAGCAATTCGAACGAATGGCCGGCACGCCTGCCCTCCTCTATTTGCTTGCTCCGGATCTTCGCTCCGCCGAGCAGGCGCTCATCCCGCTGCGATTGCTCAAACAGCTTCGCCGCTCCGACGTCACCGCATTCGGAACGGCTCCGGCGGGGATATGGAGTCGATTGCTCGCACCGCGCCTCGGCGCGCCCATCGCTTACGGTCGCTTGCGCACCAACGAAGACTCCGTGCCCACGGTGGAGCAGCTTACGTCGGATTACCGATTGCCCACCTTACCACCGCTGAAGAGGCTCTTCGCCATCGTCGGGAAGTCGCCCGGTGCGTCGATGTCACCGCGTCTGCACAACGCGGGTTATCGCGCTGCCGGCCTGCCCGCGCTTTACGTGCCCATGGCCGTCGACGACTTCTCCCTCTTCTGGCCGAAGATCGCGGATGGCCTGCGCGAGCTCGGCTTCTCCCTCGATGGCATCACCGTCGTAAGCCCGCACAAAGAGGCGGCACTTGCCGCAGCGGATCGCGCGAGCGGTATGGCCGCACGCGCCGGGGCCGCCAATATCCTCGTACGCACGAACGAAGGATGGATCGCCGACACCACGAATCCATCCGGATTGATTGGAGCCTTGCGCCGTGCCGGCGTTCGCATCGGGGGCCGTCGTGCGGCGGTGATCGGCTGCGGCGGCGCGGGCCGAGCCGCCGCAGCGGCGCTCATGCGGGCACGCCTCCGACCCGACATGGTCAACCGCGGGGCCGATCGCGGTCATTACGCGGCCCGCCTACTCGGATTGTCGTACGTACCCTTGAAAGAGTTCGCACCCGAAGGCTACTCACTCATCGTGCACGCGACACCGCTGCGCGAAGAGACGCCGTTCGGCATCGAACGCCTCGCGAGGGGAGCCATCTTCGTCGACATGGGGTACGGCCTCGAGGAGACGGCTTCGGTAGCCGCCGCTCGTGCGGATGCGCACGAAAAGGGACTCGTGGTCATCGATGGTTGGACGGTGCTCTCGGCCGACGCCGCCCAGCAGTTCCATCGAATGACCGGCCAGCGCATGCCGATCCGCGACGCCCGCGTCGTGCTCAACCGAGAAAGGAAGGAACCATGGAAACCAGTCTGA
- a CDS encoding nitroreductase → MRVMRARHCKRAYLGRPVARHVLMDVLRAAGHAPSTRNGQPWRVVVVSGAARDALARVLCAEFDRNVPPAPDYDNRPPVLDATIERRAAEAGEGVLVAKGIARDDAVGRRQHRRDNLRFHGAPVEMIFHLPKGAPPGSFLEMGFFVQNVMLALVACGLGSCPQYSVTHYADAIRRHLGLHDRLVVCGLAVGYPDETMPVNRFVPERADVEDYVTWHDQAP, encoded by the coding sequence ATGCGAGTCATGCGAGCGAGGCATTGCAAGCGCGCGTACCTCGGTCGACCTGTCGCGCGCCATGTTTTGATGGATGTCCTTCGTGCGGCGGGCCACGCCCCATCGACCCGCAACGGCCAGCCGTGGCGCGTCGTCGTGGTGAGCGGAGCGGCGCGCGATGCCCTGGCGCGCGTCCTGTGCGCAGAGTTCGATCGGAATGTTCCTCCGGCTCCCGATTACGACAATCGGCCGCCCGTGTTGGATGCCACCATCGAGCGTCGCGCAGCCGAAGCCGGGGAAGGTGTGCTGGTCGCCAAGGGGATCGCCCGCGACGATGCGGTGGGCCGGCGCCAGCACCGCCGGGACAACTTGCGATTTCACGGCGCCCCCGTGGAGATGATCTTTCATCTGCCGAAAGGCGCACCGCCGGGGTCGTTCTTGGAGATGGGATTTTTCGTGCAGAACGTGATGCTCGCGCTCGTGGCGTGCGGGCTCGGGAGCTGCCCCCAGTACAGCGTGACCCATTACGCCGACGCGATCCGGAGGCACCTCGGTCTGCACGATCGGCTCGTGGTCTGCGGGCTCGCCGTGGGCTACCCGGATGAAACGATGCCCGTGAATCGATTCGTGCCGGAGCGCGCCGACGTCGAGGATTATGTGACGTGGCATGATCAAGCTCCCTGA
- a CDS encoding efflux RND transporter permease subunit produces MIAPMIARCVTWCARHPWAVLLVALFIATGSEIARRGLADDVVPDLSEPRIGIVVDWMGHPAPEVAAAATSILTDSLRDVTGVHAIRGSTMSGMGYVDVVLESSAHPETVHRAVRERVDGVRRALPAGVRVQVGPAASSTGWVVQYALVPPTQTTGLSVLRKIQDEILRPALLEIPGVAEVATVGGSQQQARIDVDADELRERGVAFTDLTSALKPVFDTGVANPEKLPGLIVKGDGTVRLRDVANLKLSAEMPTGLADVGGTRAVAGIVIARRNANIARLVADVQRTLDRERVKLPHDPKDPGRIEPGFSKEVRLVTVYNRNELATRVHDTLLRALSEEIAAVVLIVLLFLLHWRSALVPLVTLPMVLLLTFAGMWIADVPAAIMSLGGIGIALGIAVDAEVVALEASHRRLEAAGITTHAYSPAILTSLMITVLSFLPVFTFTGETGRLLQPLALTKTLVVVSAAVVTLTLAPALRALLVRGKVVPEFTNPLTRNLVAIYRPFVHFALARPSFTLATAALAVISCIPLLPKLGGEFLPRIDEGDLLFMPTAQPGAPPEQTAVQLSWQDRAMSQLPEVDTVFGKVGRADTGTDPAPYTMAETVVRLRPRSEWPKIARTRWYSTWASEPLRRVLGLVWPEQTPRTTAELVDALDHAARLPGWTSAWTAPARARMDMMATGVRTPVGIRIVAPPDANAQHLDILEAVGTELRDIVARIPGTRSAVFESQGGETWPSFEPDPAALARYGVDPILLEATVALLATGGVLGEIEDGGKRLRVRIAPTLHTGAHGTAEEWRTITVGSSSGQPIPLALLGRPTYVTRPAVLRSEGGKLVAYVYVDLEDGVDIERYVEKARLDVDRAMAGRAVRIEWTGQYELLASGKKHLAWIIPAVIVSMLLLLWLQFRSVAEAAIILVSVPFALVGSLWTLFLLSYPLSAPVWVGLLSTVGLAMQTGVVMVVYIDEAFHARMRKGLIKTRDDIVAAHAEGTILRLRPKIMTIATMAASLLPLLWTEGPGADVMKRVAAPMLGGLVTSTALTLEVLPVIYTIWRWHQLRRAQSFGSELISDPSRVISFQ; encoded by the coding sequence ATGATTGCGCCGATGATTGCACGGTGCGTCACTTGGTGTGCGCGCCATCCGTGGGCCGTACTCCTGGTCGCACTGTTCATCGCGACTGGCAGTGAGATCGCGCGGCGGGGGCTCGCCGATGACGTCGTTCCCGATCTCTCCGAGCCACGGATCGGAATCGTGGTCGATTGGATGGGCCATCCCGCACCCGAGGTCGCAGCCGCCGCAACCTCGATCCTCACCGACTCGCTCCGTGACGTTACGGGGGTTCACGCGATTCGCGGCTCCACGATGTCCGGGATGGGGTACGTGGACGTCGTCTTGGAATCGAGCGCGCACCCCGAGACGGTCCATCGCGCCGTCCGCGAGCGTGTCGATGGCGTCCGTCGCGCTTTACCGGCCGGCGTGCGTGTGCAAGTCGGCCCGGCTGCTTCCAGCACCGGATGGGTCGTTCAATATGCCTTGGTGCCGCCCACACAGACGACAGGACTCTCCGTATTGAGGAAGATTCAAGACGAAATCCTTCGCCCGGCGCTGCTCGAGATTCCAGGGGTCGCGGAAGTCGCTACCGTGGGCGGCTCCCAGCAGCAGGCACGCATCGACGTCGATGCCGACGAGCTGCGCGAACGCGGCGTCGCCTTTACCGATCTTACGTCCGCGTTGAAACCGGTGTTCGACACGGGGGTCGCCAATCCCGAGAAGCTCCCGGGGCTCATCGTGAAGGGGGACGGCACGGTCCGACTTCGCGACGTGGCCAATCTGAAGCTCAGTGCCGAGATGCCGACCGGGCTCGCCGACGTGGGAGGAACGCGCGCGGTGGCAGGCATCGTCATCGCCCGGCGCAACGCGAACATCGCACGGCTCGTTGCCGACGTTCAGCGCACGCTCGATCGGGAGCGCGTCAAACTCCCGCACGACCCCAAGGACCCTGGCCGGATCGAGCCTGGGTTCTCCAAGGAAGTTCGCCTGGTCACCGTGTACAATCGAAACGAACTCGCGACTCGAGTGCACGATACGCTGCTCCGCGCATTGAGCGAGGAAATCGCGGCCGTCGTTCTGATCGTCCTCCTTTTTCTCCTGCACTGGCGAAGTGCGCTGGTACCGCTGGTCACCTTGCCCATGGTTCTCCTGCTGACGTTCGCGGGCATGTGGATCGCGGACGTCCCCGCCGCCATCATGAGCCTTGGCGGCATTGGCATCGCACTGGGCATTGCCGTCGATGCCGAGGTGGTGGCGCTCGAAGCCTCCCACCGCCGGCTCGAAGCCGCGGGCATCACCACGCACGCCTATAGCCCTGCGATCCTCACGTCTCTGATGATCACGGTGCTGTCCTTCTTGCCAGTCTTCACCTTCACCGGTGAGACGGGACGCCTGCTCCAGCCGCTGGCGCTGACGAAAACGCTCGTCGTCGTGTCGGCCGCGGTGGTCACCCTCACGTTGGCCCCCGCCTTGCGCGCACTGTTGGTTCGCGGCAAGGTCGTCCCCGAGTTCACGAATCCGCTCACGCGCAACCTCGTGGCGATCTATCGCCCCTTCGTTCACTTCGCCCTCGCGCGGCCGTCCTTTACCTTGGCAACCGCCGCGCTGGCCGTGATCTCGTGCATCCCGCTCCTTCCCAAGTTGGGCGGCGAATTCCTCCCGCGCATCGACGAGGGCGATCTGCTCTTCATGCCCACCGCCCAGCCCGGCGCGCCTCCCGAGCAAACTGCCGTGCAGCTCTCCTGGCAGGATCGGGCGATGAGCCAGCTCCCCGAGGTCGATACGGTGTTCGGCAAAGTCGGCCGCGCGGACACCGGCACCGATCCTGCTCCTTATACGATGGCCGAAACCGTCGTACGACTTCGTCCTCGCTCCGAGTGGCCGAAGATCGCCCGCACCCGCTGGTACTCGACGTGGGCGTCCGAGCCGCTGCGGCGGGTGCTCGGCCTCGTGTGGCCCGAGCAAACGCCGCGCACGACTGCGGAGCTCGTGGACGCGCTCGATCACGCCGCGCGCCTCCCTGGATGGACGAGCGCATGGACAGCCCCCGCCCGCGCGCGCATGGACATGATGGCCACCGGTGTTCGCACGCCCGTCGGCATTCGCATCGTCGCCCCCCCCGATGCGAATGCGCAGCATCTCGATATCCTCGAGGCGGTCGGAACGGAGCTGCGGGACATCGTCGCCCGGATCCCCGGAACGCGCAGCGCCGTCTTCGAGTCACAGGGCGGTGAGACATGGCCTTCGTTCGAACCGGATCCTGCGGCACTCGCGCGCTACGGCGTGGATCCGATATTGCTCGAGGCGACCGTAGCCCTTCTTGCCACGGGCGGAGTGCTCGGGGAAATCGAGGATGGCGGAAAGCGTCTGCGCGTTCGCATTGCACCGACGTTGCACACCGGAGCGCACGGCACGGCGGAGGAGTGGCGGACGATCACGGTGGGCTCCTCGAGCGGGCAACCGATCCCACTGGCGTTGCTCGGACGGCCCACCTACGTGACCAGGCCTGCCGTCCTGCGGAGTGAAGGCGGCAAGCTCGTCGCCTATGTCTACGTCGACCTCGAAGACGGCGTCGACATCGAAAGGTACGTGGAGAAAGCGCGGCTCGACGTCGACCGCGCCATGGCGGGCCGCGCTGTCCGCATCGAATGGACCGGCCAATACGAGCTTCTCGCATCGGGAAAGAAACACCTGGCGTGGATCATCCCCGCCGTCATCGTCTCCATGCTTCTTTTGCTCTGGCTTCAGTTTCGAAGCGTCGCGGAGGCCGCCATCATTCTCGTCTCTGTCCCATTCGCGCTCGTCGGAAGCTTGTGGACGCTCTTTCTACTCTCCTATCCGCTATCGGCTCCCGTCTGGGTCGGCCTGCTCTCCACAGTCGGCCTGGCCATGCAGACGGGCGTGGTCATGGTGGTGTACATCGACGAAGCGTTCCACGCGCGCATGCGCAAAGGCCTGATCAAGACCCGCGACGATATCGTCGCGGCGCACGCCGAAGGCACGATCCTGCGGTTACGGCCGAAGATCATGACCATCGCCACGATGGCCGCGAGCCTTCTGCCGCTGCTCTGGACCGAGGGCCCGGGCGCCGACGTCATGAAGCGCGTCGCCGCCCCCATGCTCGGCGGTCTCGTCACCAGCACCGCCCTCACCCTCGAGGTGCTGCCGGTAATCTATACGATCTGGCGTTGGCATCAGCTCCGGCGCGCCCAATCGTTTGGTTCCGAATTAATTTCCGATCCCTCGCGCGTCATTTCATTTCAATGA